AAGACTATGTTACAAGCATAATCACAACCCGGGGGAAGAAGAAAAATACCAAAAGAGCATCcgtactttattttattttggattaGAGAGGAACATCAAATTAAATGGTTTTAAGATATCGGTTTGTATTTTGACTagatattatatgtttttattcatTTGCTTCTAAAAATCCAGTGAATGTCATGATAATGTCAGAGATCTGAGTGTGAGGAGACGATTGAAACACGAATAGAGGAGGAAAAGATCCAATGGGACAAATCTTATCGCATCCAATATAAATAGGTGTTGTTTTCTTATTGTAAGTATATTTGAAAAATCCCAAACTTTCTATTATAGATCTATTTAGATAGTCCTCTTTCTTTTTAAGTGCAGCTAGCCCACTGTGAgcaataaattttcatttattatattatggCACGAAAGCTGGTAATAAGTAGATCAAAATAGAAACCTGAATCGATATAGATTTTATCCCCtctatattatttgagaagcattgcaacttatttttgtaatcatatatcatcattaggatgattcttagaatcattagaaaaatatgttggtccatctaattatataatatgttttttattaaactaacaataaattcatcattaatgtactttattatttccttaaataaaatttatggaattgcctaatgtggctaaagtatatatgacaattaatgattttgaataataaagatttgataaaaaaatattgtatcttctatcatatttgtttaattttaaactattaaataaattaaacaaccacaataaccatataataaaaatttagatttttatgtatatgttatattttgaatttttacaaacggctataaattactaaaactgttaaaagtctcacaatcaaattttatgatccgtggtttaaattttttttatgaaaaatacaaatgattacaaaaattatataagtaaaaattctaatttagttaattattaatattaatatatatatatatctttttaaattaaactataaaccatataaaatacaatattttagtttcaaaatttactttgaataatttttttgataaaagttttgaacgatcattaacaacttatttttttttaattataaattactaaaaatattaatctcacaatgaaaattttgttatcagtaatttaatttttttttttataaaagatataaatgatcaaaaaaactatatgagtagaaatcatcatttaatagacattaatattaaaaatatactaaaatatattatctatgttagtatcatttaaatttagttacatatcctatcaaataaaaaaataatttggattaataaaattgatttatatgttcgcaccaatttaattatatatttaatagttactgaactttaattatttaatatatattaattatttcataatatgtaaaaatatttaatacataaaataatttatatatataatgttgatctcGTGCAAggtgcggatcttaacctagtttgtTAGCATAGTTCTGTTATCGCTAGCAATCCAAAGGCAAACTGATAAAATGTGAGGCGTAAAGGAtgtatgtgtaatttttttcaaaatccataATTATATCTTAATATAGTCTTCTGttgaaattaagaaaaatttGAACGTCTAAACACACCAATAATGGTGTCCACCAACACGTGACAAATAtttcataatttgttttaacAGTTAAAAATGATACTACTACATTTtactataaaagaaaaatatttggcgAAAAGTCGTCAAATAAAACCATAATAGAACAGGGGAGGACCACGTAGGTGCCCATTTGCAcgtattttggatttttcaaGTAGCCCTCATGGTTAAGATTTGGGTCCAAAATCCACTATTTTACATAATGTTGTATATATTATGGTGCAGAAAGCAAGAAAATAAAGACAGGtacaatttataatatttcatttttggtATTACGTTCATATAGTGTGAGCTAACGACAGCTTGCTTTAAAGATGAGAACGTGAATGTTTTAAACTTtctatatatactaatatattgtattggtgtaaaaaaatatactgtATTGGTATAAACTGCATTATATATACCTATATATTTGTCTGTAATGTGATTTATACCAAAATATCTACATTTCATATATATACGAGTGCATACCAtgatttcaaattaattttgaaattgtatcttattttattagtttgataaatatttatttttaatctaatCAGTTTCTTTCTTAtccatttattagtttattgaGTGAAACTGTAAAATGTATAGAGTGGTTTTCTTATTCTCTTTAAAAGGTAAATATAAGATTTTACTATATATAGGCGAAACATTCCCGTACTATGTATGTGACAATTCAAAGGAAACAATCTAAGCTATATAGCTAGCAAGCAACTGATTCCTAGAATTATTATTTATGCAACAGAAAAACTTGCATATTTGTTCtatcaagtatttttttttttaagatggaGGTGATTTTTAGTAAACTCAATATGATTGGTGTCTAAAAGAGTAGTAGACTCAACCTTTTTAAGTAATcagttttaaaacatatatagcGTGAGTactttaattaattaagatcAATCTGAACTTCAGGTGAGTGCGGTTGGGAGTGTTTGAAATCAGATGGAGAAAACTTTTCATACCATTTTCTAATATGTTTTATACATAACATTCATTTCACCCAATGCTATTGGTTCAACTTCTCAACTATGAAAACTAGTTAGTGTCAACTCTATTTTCAGGTACATAAAGatgttgaaaataaatattaagcaGTCCACTCTTGGGGTAGTAAAAAGGAGATGTGAAACGAGAGAACAATTGAAGATGAATGCATGGAATAGTGTGTGGGTGAGGCAAGGCACATGCTCCACAAAGTTGCGTGAGGGGTAAGTATCACTCTTCTTGTGCCCTCTTTTACTCTTTACTTTTTGggtgaaaaaaaatcaaacgctAGCTCTCTCAGCCGTTGGATCTCGTTCTTCCTTCATCATGCTTCCCTCATCCTATTTGGTCCCACGCCATCTTATATCATTATAGTATTcagtttctattttttctttttacttcgGATTTTCAACTCTCTTGTTTTTCGTTTTAACAAGTTGCTTCCTATTCTTCAAATAGTCTTTGGAGAATTTAAGGGCTCAAAAGGTGCTCAAATCCGCCATCTTAGTTCCCAAGAAAAAGTAATACtgtatgttaaattttttagttttctcAGTGGAGAATGGTTTTGTTTTCTTCCAAAACAATGTCAggcataatatatttttaatcagtaTTTGTAAACGCTGGAGTTTTATTAAATCTAATATATTGGCTTTTCAGAGGTTAGGTTAGATGAATGAAATAAATGTTTCTATGAACAttaaataattcttttttttttgggaaaggaccattaaataaaattttatatgaatatataattataatatcgTTTTTCCTTCTCAAAGGAGCACAAGATCAAACATGCTCGTCCTAATTCAgtagttttataatattttcggCAGCTATACTGCTAGTCTTCTACTCTTACGTACTTATTAGACCTCccaattatttttcatttttatttgccTAAAATAGacccaataaaaaaaacatagtacacgcaacatttaaaacaaaacaaatataaaatacattgaggaaaacatatatttatatatattaccaTCAccaaatatatagattttagaaagaccaaaaattattttatttttatttttaaaaaatccaaatattAGTTAGAGAAAGCCTTGTGGAACTTGATACCGCTGCATGCCAATGGCTAATGCCAACTTCAGACGTGTTCATGGACGCTAAAAATGGATAGAAATTACCTATAAACAAAACCTTAGCTGAAAACCTAGAACTAACACTGATGACGAATGCTAACGTATCATATCTATCAATTGCGTCGAAATTAACAAGGACCCTATCATTGATTTCTTCTTTTGGTAACATTTGGAGAAGCACGCAAAGAACATAATGTTTTTCCAGTATGCTATAAACAAGTGACATCACAGAATTTTGATCATTTAACTTTTTCCAATAAttgcattttattttcaaatggtCAGATACTAACTCTAAATGGGTTGATTCCTTGGGTTTTCGTGTAGGCTAACATttcctttaaaattttaacttttagttCTTCTTTCTTGTCTAGAGCATCCTCTTAATCACCCTACCTCACCTGAGCATAACTTTTCATTTCCACTGAAAATATACACAATTAACATCCTCATAGACCaaaagtttcaaattttcatGTAAGAAAGCCAAGTAAACTGAAAGTAATAACATCAATACTATACATACTTAAAAGTCGTGGAATCCAAAgtgtaagaaaaaaacaatacttACATAGATATTatgatatagagagagagatgagagacaaatagaataaataaaaagggaATTGTCCATAAAAATACGGAGTACAGGAAGAAGTAGAAAAAGTAATATAATGATGGAAAAAGATAAAACATCACGCAAAACCTTAAAAGAAAGTCGTCTAGTTGTCgtgtcttgctctctcctcgaATAGTTTTTTGCCGAAGTTTTCACGTCAAATTTTTAACCCTAAAAAAATTTTCATCTCTCCTTTGTATCATACTATAATAGTACAACGAGTACCCACCTCTCTCTTTCACCTAACCTTCTCGTTTCTCTTACTCTCTCCCTCCCTCTTTCGCTTTATTTCTCCCAATACAAAAAAATGTCAGTCAACCATTACTCCACGGACCACCACCACAACCACACTCTCTTCTGGCAGCAACTCCACACCACCGACGCAACAGAGACCACCACCGCCACGTGGCTCAACCAAGACCAGAAAGAGTCTCTCTTCGAGAAAACTCTCACACCAAGCGACGTCGGCAAACTAAACCGCCTCGTCATACCAAAACAGCACGCGGAGAAATACTTCCCTCTCAACGCCATCTCCAATAATGCTGACGCGTCAACGGAGAAAGGGATGCTTCTAAGCTTCGAAGACGAGCTAGGCAAGTGCTGGAGGTTCAGGTACTCTTACTGGAACAGCAGTCAAAGCTACGTGCTGACTAAAGGATGGAGCAGATTCGTCAAAGACAAGCAGCTAGACCCAGGCGACGTCGTTTTCTTTCAAAGACAGCGTTCTGATCCCCGGAGACTCTTCATTGGCTGGCGCAGACGCGGCCAAGGCTCCTCTTCCGCCGTTGCCAATCCGACGTCGTATTCTAGCTCAATGGTAGATGCTCCTCCGTATCTCCAAGTCCACGCCTCTAGTAACTACTCTAATCCTCCTTCTCACTCGGAGTATTCCCACTACGGTATGTTATATATTTCTCCTTAATTACCGTATGCTATTTTCTTACTAGTTAATTTTAGTTTCGTTAATTGTAGAGTTAATCTTATGTTGTCGGGATAATTACAACATTAAAcacctaaatatttttatttatagtttatCTTCTAATAGTGTGTGATAATTATTATCACCTCTACACGATCTAATAACAACCTGAGTTAAGTAACattctattattattatacagctatgattatatttttctttgtaattaAAAAAGACCCCGACAATTTCTAGAACTTATTATCTTCAACTTGCTGTTAACAAAACTACACACGCGCTCTGAACAGCGCGTGTAGAATACCGTCCAATACCATGAGACAAACGTGACTTGTGTTCAGTTGTGTTCgtgttttctttgtttgtttcctCCAATAAATTAAAGAAGCGCACGTGTCGTTTTACAGGCGCCGCCGTAGCAACAGCGTCGGAGACTCACTCCATACCATCGTCTTCCGCCGTCGGGAGCTCAAGGACGGTGAGACTTTTCGGTGTGAATTTGGAGTGTCAGATGGATGAAGATGACGGAGATGATTCTGTTGCCGCCCCGAACGCCACCGAGTGTCCTGACGGTTATTATGGCCAAAACATGTACTATTATTACACTCCTCATCCTCATAACATGGTAATTTTGCTTTTTAcctttgaaatgttatatactaTCAATCAATTTGGATACATTACATCATCATTGTGATAATTATACATACAGATGGGTGACGCTGTTTCTCGAGATGAGACAGctgaaattataatttaataaacgaGTACTGATTAGGAGAGATTTTTTGGGTTAAGTAGTAATATAATTAAGAGGAATCAGGAATCTGTTAAGTAGGAGACTATAGACTTTTGAGGAGTCGCACATGGCCACTTTGTTAGTGACTTAACCCTGCTTCGTattaattctttattttttgtctGAGCCcactttcatttgttttaatagAAGACAACTAATTAATAAAGTATATATGCTGGTCTCTGCAATCACTGTTGCTTTGTTATTTCTAACAATGCTAAGGAAATGTTAATTGTTAGGTTTGattgtttaaataaggaaatatttatttttgattaacTTAAATAGGGAAATAAGTATAACTTGTTTGTATGCATGTTACAAAGTATCTTTGTTATAAAAGAATGATAGTGATAATTTTtggaataattttataaaaacagaaTATAGCTTTCACGGGGGATACGATGAAGCAGCTTGGAGATAGACGAGGATGAAAGATCCAAAGAAGTGACAAAGAATTTGGAATTGACTTAAAGCTTTTATGGGACCAGACTTTGAGCATTCTCTATAGTCACAGAGGCTCATTTTCTGGAAAAATTGTAtgcaatttttaataaaaatatctcaTTGGCTTCCGTACCCTATGTAACTAATTCggaaaatagaaatatatattgCTGAATTTTAGGAAGACTTTTTTTTATCTACTTGCAAagtcagaagaaaaaaaaatggaataacaAAATACATCTCATGATGATGTGTTTACATACATGCATATGTATAGTTGTACTTGTCTAATGATGAGTATATACACATTTTCTTCTGGTGAAAGATGAAATCGGGAAACTGATGagattattatataaaagtGGGCCAAATAAATGATGGTTTGTGGAATTGGAAGTACTATAGTCATGCTTTTAACTTTTCACTACCTTCTTTGATAGTTCctcacttttttttgtttttgtttcgatGAACAATGTCATTGCTATGGGAGGCATGGTTCAATTCAAATAGTCTAACCAAAGATCAAATCAATCAAGTcacatatatttgatatatatatatatatatataatgtattcaACTGGAAGTAGTGCGAGACATgtatattattatgtattttatttccGGGAGCCTAcaattttttgacaaaaagagAAACTTTAAGAGAGTCCTACAAGAACCTGTTCATTTTTCATGTACTAAGGTCAGATGAACAGTGAATCATCTGTTGAAAGCGATCGTCTGTTCATGTACTGCTTCTTTTAGTGCTCTTCAACATTTATATCTCattcataaaaattatatctacaAATCAATCATTGGATCAGTCATCCACCTCCCATGTGCTTCCAAAAAGAGACTGTGCTATGATCCAATGATATCTTTAACTAGCACATACATTGTTTCTTCATCAGTTTATTATATCTCAATAAACCATTAAACACGGTTTTACATTCATGATTTGATTGATGGTTTTATCAACCTGATTTATGATAAAATAGACTACAGTCAGACAAGGGACTAATCCCAAGGCTGCTTTCGGTAGTGAGGTAGCTATAGCTGCGTTATGACTTATCGATAAGCGAAAAAGAAAATTGACATCTCTACTACAATCATTTCAGTGTATGCTTTTGTCAAAAAGAACCTCTCGAAACTATCTGCGTATAGGCAACCAAAGGAGTAAAGCTAAGGTTTGATTAGACAGAAAGTTTCCATAACAGAGATGGTAACAATACAGCCTTATCATGGACCACTCACTAACTACAAATGCTCGGGATTGTATGAGCGCATGTTCCAACTTTGAGTGCAGTAACAGCTGCAATCTTTAAGGCAGACACATCTGTTGACTTGACAGCATGGGTTGATATTCAACAGGTAATGCAAAATATGTTTCCAGCGACTTACTTAGCCACAGGTGATTCTCTATAGGGCCCATGCAGATTCAGGAAAAGATACTTACTTGTTGACTTGGAAGGCTAGCTGATCTCCGCCCAATGGTTTAGTGGCTTTACAAGTGGGAGAGGGACCCCTCCTCAGACATGCGCCATTATCACTAGTCTTTCGAGCTTTTGGCTACATTTAAGATGCTCAGTGGCCTCTCCTGCATTAGGGGTTCGTCCTGCAAATAAAGTTTTGATCATAACAAGACAAAGTACAGCTCTGAATCGACTGCTCAACTTTCCCCCTGGAATCTATCTGATATCTATGCTTTTTAATAGCTTAACTTTTCCGAGACAGCATTATGTGAGACTATTACAGATAGCATGGATTTTCTAAATCCACTAACAATGCATTGGTTAAGGTCAACAGTGACTAGGGAAGACAAAAAAATGTGTACAAGAaatcacaaaagaaaattaatatttttttctaaccaAACTAAGAGGTGCTTACTATTTTTTCCAGTGGGTTGAAACAGTCATCTGAGTCTCTGACATATAAAAGGCATCCCCGCAATGAGCCAGCTTGTGCTCAGAAAGAGTCCTTGAGAAAATGTAATCTGAATAAGCTGTATGGGAATCAGACAGTATATCATCACAAAAGTTTCTAGTAACCTGTGTCCTCCCTGCAGTTTTACAGGGAAGCTGCTGTGAAAAGTGAAAACTGGAACTTAGATCTATGAACAACATTTTCAAGCTaaatatttgtttcttcttctagaAGTTGCTTCACAAATAGGCTACATTTTGCGCAAAGGACTACTACATCGTAGATAGAAGATTCTTGTAGTACAATCAAAGAATCCAAGATCTAGTAAAGTACATACTCGCATTCACCTACTGGAGCTGACAAAGTAAAAATCTCATGTAGTCTTTTTAGAGTTGTCCGATGATTCATCTCTAGGGACTTGAGACTCTTCCTTGTTCTGCATAACTTGCTGGACACCCTCATGGTAACCTTTGATAAAGCTCGCAAGAGCATCTTTATAATTAGAAGCACGTGTCATGTACACACGATGTAAAGCAGGCCTTAAAGTCTCCATGCCACCTCTTGCAGCTACCGCTGTAACAACAGAAAATAAATGATTATCAACGAAAACGATAGACAAAAGATTATTCATAGAGTCAGCAAACTCAGATACAATCAAAAGTGGGCAATAgtaggttcttaccaagatctTCCAAAACAGAGGGCTCTTTCTCAGTATCTTTGGCTTGTTTCTTGGGTTCAGCATCACCCTGCTTCTTGTAATCATTGGGACGAAGCTCAGGACCTATATCTCGCACCCAGCTTGCTGCATAAAGCCTTGAAGCTTCCTTCAACACCTTAATTACAAACAAATGAAGATTTCATCCAGTGATTAGCATTAGAATCTTCTCATATACTACTCTAAACATAGTTAGAAGCGAATTACACTATCAACAAAATCACAGATGATGAAATCAAATGATTCTATATCATCTGATGATAAAGACGTAATCGTTCACTATAAATCGAGACGAAACCAAATAGAGTGAAGGTAATCTCACGAGAAATCGCTCGTGCCAAGTCAATTTGCGGCGTTTAACGACGTGAGGAGGATCGGGAAGTGATGAAGGTAAGACGATTTCTTTGAGATCGTGACGGATGTAATCGGAGACCTTACGATACACAACCTTCAGCTTCATCTTCGCTTTCTTCTCGGAGGAAGCCGTTTACAGTCGCCGATTGCAGCAGCTCAGTTCGTatctttctttaatttttattgggcttATAATGGGctttaaacaaaacaattcgttttttatatattgggcTTTTAATAAAACATGAGACATGGAGTGAGATTCTCTCTATCAGTGAGGTATAAAATGAAATTTGCATCTTCATGTAGTAATCATGGTTCTGTTTCTTCCTCAGGCTCCGTTTCATTTTGCATTTGCTTGACCTGGTCGAGCTGTCTTAATAGGTTCAATCTTTCGGATCCGTATGTTGAAGGTATCTGAACAAAGACATGTTTTGTGAACTTAatcaaagagagaaaataacaaaagtaaGAGCATTACCAAGCCTGGGGCATATCTTTGAATTGCAGCAAGTATAGCCGCATGGCCAACTGGTGTTACCTGTTTTGACAATAAGCGTACGTATTAGATTAGTTCAACAACTCCAAGGATGAACAACCAATGCGGAGGGAAGAGTTTTTACTCACAGGAAGAATCATAAGGACACCAATGGGAACAACTGATGCTAAGTCAGCCACGGTTCTGCGCAgagctttcttttctttctctgttAATTCGTCTCCTATTACAGACCTCCTAAGCAGCTCCATAGCAGCAGCTGAATCAGATCCAAGAAGCTGAGTTCCTTGCCACACGtcctatcaaaaaaaaatatcagtaaCTGTCATGAAGTAGACAAAATGTCGAAGAAACAAAGATggtcagaagaaaaaaaaaactgttttcttAACTGTGcttgtttctttgattttatCGAGTGTTTTCTCAATGACCCTTTCTCTCTTTGAGCTCTGAACCAACTCCACACCTTTCGTACTACTGCTTGATGTAGAAGGATCCCCAGAGGTACTTCCCTGCAGAACGTGCCAAATTGATTGCCAAGGAATAAAGTGATGTGAGCTATAGTACTCGTGAGACAGACGCAAATAACATAAACGGATCcttctctttttttccttttggttATGTGTACCACTTTAAAATCGAGTAACAACAAGCTTTACTAGAACTATAGCGATTTCTAATATTTACTAAATGTGTCGAAAAAACAAACATGTTGCAGCAAAGTCTGGTTACTACTGACCTCTTCATTTAACGAGTCATCTGTACTTCCTTGGACCCGCTTCTCCAGCTCTATCAGCTCATTCCTCAGAAGTTCGAACCGATAAATCTCATTGGGTTCTGAATCCACGCTATCAACCTTTTCTCTGGATCTCTCAATATATTCATCTgactaaaaaaaatatccaaagaTATTAACACAGCATCTTCTCACTTGGTTAAAACCAAATTCGAAATATCAAGTACAAAGGTATTAGGTGTAAGATATGCTTCACATAAGATAAGAAATTAAATACCAATAAGTTGGGAGCAGACTTCCTCCTTATAGGGCGCTCAAAGAAACCCCAGAATCCACGATTCTTACTAATGTAGATGCAAAACAATAAGTAAGTTTCAGCAAGAGAATAAAGGGGAACCTACAGCTTATAACTCAAcacacaaaattataaaaataacagAACATGCAACATACCCTGTGCCTTGAGCTACAGAACTTATTGAATTATTTGTGTCGTTTCCTTTTAGATTCTGATGTCTTTCCTCAGATGACTCCTGAGAGCCACTGCCACCACCTCCCTGAGAaccatatgagattttagtCTTCCACACACGTTTAAGATAACGAAATGCACTCTTctatatttgttttcatattataGGCACCAAGACTGATACCACACTTCCTAAGAAGGGCTTAAACTCAAGGCCCACCAGCACTTAAATATCAATCATAATAACTGCATCAAGGGAAAGATCTGAAATAACAAGTAAACACCTCCTGAAGGGAAGCTGCTTTGGCTCTGAAAGACGCCTCCAAAAATTCAGCCTCTTTCTTAAGTTTCCTTATTTTCTCTAGGTCAGAGCAAGCGGCTTTTATTTCTTCCTTACCAGAGGCTGAGCTTGATGCATTCAACTGTTGTAGCAAGCTTTCCAGTCTCACAAGAGCTTCATCTACACTCTCTAGAGCCTGAGAGAAATAAGTGCTGTTAGTAGCTATAGTACTTTTGAAGTCACCAgagttttaaacaaataactGGATTCAATAGTGTATTTTCATGACTAATACATAGTATACCAACCTTGTCAAATGGGCTCGAATCTTCAGTTGATAATGCATTCATGTCAACAAATCCTGCTTCTGTTACTGCCAAACTGCATCACACATTATCCAATTGCACACTGTCAAATTACTTAATAGTTAATTATAAAGGCATGCTCCATAACAAGGATGCAAACATGCAAAGTTCCAATGATGGATACACACCTTGATCTCCCCAGTTCTTCCTTGCACTGAATTAACTTGTTATGCctaaaaatcaaaaatgaaAATCAGTTGATCGTCAATTTATTCGTTAAccattcaaaattttgataaacaAAAGGATACCCCTTGGATAAGAACTTTGCTGCCTTGACATTAGAAGGATTCTCTGGCCATTTGCTGTATTTAATAAAGATCTGTAGCCAATAAGAGCAAACATCAAATATTTGAGGAAGAGCATCATAATCAGGTGGCACTTCTGGTTTGCTCTTATGCCCATGTGCTTGTTTGCCTGGTTGCGGCTCCCTTTTATTTGGATAGAAAGGAAGCCACTCTAGTTCTTCACAGACAACCTACACTATGAATATTCAtcataaaacttaaaatgaaaaaaaaaattccaccaTTGAAGGTATGATTTATTCCTACCTCAACATACAACTGGTATGAACTAATAGCTGAAAGTTGAGGATATTGCAGGAGACTGCCCCCAATGAAGTGCCTTTAACAAAGAAAATAGCGAATGGTAAGGCGGATCGGCAGAGTATGACAAGCAAATAGAAGATAAACAATGAGTAACACCTGACAAGGTCTTCTACAGGATTCTCCAGAGAATCAGAACCGTTTGCAGCTAAAAAAGTCTGGGTGCTCCTTCCTAAAGCAATGAAGAATCCAAAAATAGCTAAATCTCTTTTCAGAACCTGCAAGGCCACAGTAACATGTGAACATACTTTGAGTCGTTATGTACACTTCACAGAGATTTTAAATGCTGCTTAGATATGTACACTGCAACTCTCTCTATTCATTACCTCGATACTTTCAGATGTTGCCAATCTCGACCATATTTTCTCTCGATCAATAGCCCGAAGCAGTTGGTTTTGTATGAGATCGACCCAGAAGACAACCTCATCTGTAGAGCAGTCACTTTCTACTCTACACGCAGCTGCACGTGGTCCAAAGTGAACAAGAAATTCTCTGCGTAGACCGAGGCTTTTCATTGAACGATAGGCCTGAGGGAGTGGAACAAGGTCAACAAATTTGTCCATCAATCTTCCTGTAGTATCTGGAATCATAGAGCAGAAGGGCAAGCACAAAAGCTTTGTTGGGCCGAGTTTTGTGAC
This genomic stretch from Brassica napus cultivar Da-Ae chromosome C9, Da-Ae, whole genome shotgun sequence harbors:
- the LOC106385596 gene encoding B3 domain-containing protein At5g06250-like; translation: MSVNHYSTDHHHNHTLFWQQLHTTDATETTTATWLNQDQKESLFEKTLTPSDVGKLNRLVIPKQHAEKYFPLNAISNNADASTEKGMLLSFEDELGKCWRFRYSYWNSSQSYVLTKGWSRFVKDKQLDPGDVVFFQRQRSDPRRLFIGWRRRGQGSSSAVANPTSYSSSMVDAPPYLQVHASSNYSNPPSHSEYSHYGAAVATASETHSIPSSSAVGSSRTVRLFGVNLECQMDEDDGDDSVAAPNATECPDGYYGQNMYYYYTPHPHNMNIAFTGDTMKQLGDRRG
- the LOC111212149 gene encoding uncharacterized protein LOC111212149 produces the protein MKLKVVYRKVSDYIRHDLKEIVLPSSLPDPPHVVKRRKLTWHERFLVLKEASRLYAASWVRDIGPELRPNDYKKQGDAEPKKQAKDTEKEPSVLEDLAVAARGGMETLRPALHRVYMTRASNYKDALASFIKGYHEGVQQVMQNKEESQVPRDESSDNSKKTT
- the LOC106388608 gene encoding uncharacterized protein LOC106388608 isoform X2, with the protein product MSIGTLNSCSRVVEFDNISRSSLRRFGNKNISLYKSRRTMQPFPLASADDGVAVNGTPHSDDVEEMGAKLSGSIQDEYNCDELVQSLHDSARTFELALLKKTSSSMLPWFSSAWLGVDRNAWVKTFSYQASVYSLLQAAIEVSSRGINRDEDLNVFVQRSLSRQAAPLDSVMRDKLSSSHPEANEWFWSDQVPSAVTSFVNCFERDQRFVAATSAYAKGKSSAASNEIDVSLLMLVLNCIAAVTKLGPTKLLCLPFCSMIPDTTGRLMDKFVDLVPLPQAYRSMKSLGLRREFLVHFGPRAAACRVESDCSTDEVVFWVDLIQNQLLRAIDREKIWSRLATSESIEVLKRDLAIFGFFIALGRSTQTFLAANGSDSLENPVEDLVRHFIGGSLLQYPQLSAISSYQLYVEIFIKYSKWPENPSNVKAAKFLSKGHNKLIQCKEELGRSSLAVTEAGFVDMNALSTEDSSPFDKALESVDEALVRLESLLQQLNASSSASGKEEIKAACSDLEKIRKLKKEAEFLEASFRAKAASLQEGGGGSGSQESSEERHQNLKGNDTNNSISSVAQGTGKNRGFWGFFERPIRRKSAPNLLSDEYIERSREKVDSVDSEPNEIYRFELLRNELIELEKRVQGSTDDSLNEEGSTSGDPSTSSSSTKGVELVQSSKRERVIEKTLDKIKETSTDVWQGTQLLGSDSAAAMELLRRSVIGDELTEKEKKALRRTVADLASVVPIGVLMILPVTPVGHAAILAAIQRYAPGLIPSTYGSERLNLLRQLDQVKQMQNETEPEEETEP
- the LOC106388608 gene encoding uncharacterized protein LOC106388608 isoform X1 gives rise to the protein MSIGTLNSCSRVVEFDNISRSSLRRFGNKNISLYKSRRTMQPFPLASADDGVAVNGTPHSDDVEEMGAKLSGSIQDEYNCDELVQSLHDSARTFELALLKKTSSSMLPWFSSAWLGVDRNAWVKTFSYQASVYSLLQAAIEVSSRGINRDEDLNVFVQRSLSRQAAPLDSVMRDKLSSSHPEANEWFWSDQVPSAVTSFVNCFERDQRFVAATSAYAKGKSSAASNEIDVSLLMLVLNCIAAVTKLGPTKLLCLPFCSMIPDTTGRLMDKFVDLVPLPQAYRSMKSLGLRREFLVHFGPRAAACRVESDCSTDEVVFWVDLIQNQLLRAIDREKIWSRLATSESIEVLKRDLAIFGFFIALGRSTQTFLAANGSDSLENPVEDLVRHFIGGSLLQYPQLSAISSYQLYVEVVCEELEWLPFYPNKREPQPGKQAHGHKSKPEVPPDYDALPQIFDVCSYWLQIFIKYSKWPENPSNVKAAKFLSKGHNKLIQCKEELGRSSLAVTEAGFVDMNALSTEDSSPFDKALESVDEALVRLESLLQQLNASSSASGKEEIKAACSDLEKIRKLKKEAEFLEASFRAKAASLQEGGGGSGSQESSEERHQNLKGNDTNNSISSVAQGTGKNRGFWGFFERPIRRKSAPNLLSDEYIERSREKVDSVDSEPNEIYRFELLRNELIELEKRVQGSTDDSLNEEGSTSGDPSTSSSSTKGVELVQSSKRERVIEKTLDKIKETSTDVWQGTQLLGSDSAAAMELLRRSVIGDELTEKEKKALRRTVADLASVVPIGVLMILPVTPVGHAAILAAIQRYAPGLIPSTYGSERLNLLRQLDQVKQMQNETEPEEETEP